From one Pseudopipra pipra isolate bDixPip1 chromosome 2, bDixPip1.hap1, whole genome shotgun sequence genomic stretch:
- the RGCC gene encoding regulator of cell cycle RGCC isoform X1, producing the protein MLAAGGGRGAGASPPAAAMKSPAAQRPAGQGPGADGGGGLAEALGEFDAVLAEFSCPAGRRRFYYGDHLERMKRRSSASVSDGSGLSDSESADSLYRNSFSLSDEKLNSPTASTPSLPSPSVTPCKAKLGDTKELEDFIADLDRTLAKIVSSSHSSGFFIMIFKEKKKQTKKLATYCQPGM; encoded by the exons ATGCTGGCGGCGGGAGGCGGCAGGGGCGCCGGGGCATctccgcccgccgccgccatgAAGTCTCCTGCAGCCCAGCGGCCGGCGGGGCAAG ggccgggggcgGACGGCGGCGGGGGCCTGGCGGAGGCGCTGGGCGAGTTCGACGCGGTGCTAGCCGAGTTCTCCTGCCCCGCCGGCCGGCGCCGCTTCTACTACGGCGACCACCTGGAGCGCATGAAGCGGCGGAGCAGCGCCAGCGTCAGCGACGGCAGCGGCCTCAGCGACTCCGAGA GTGCAGATTCACTCTACAGAAATAGTTTCAGTCTCAGTGATGAAAAGCTCAACTCACCAACTGCATCTACTCCAAGCTTGCCATCTCCATCTGTAACTCCATGTAAAG CAAAGCTTGGAGACACAAAAGAACTGGAGGACTTCATTGCTGATCTTGACAGAACACTAGCAA AAATTGTATCTTCCAGTCACAGTAGTGGATTCTTCATTatgatttttaaggaaaaaaaaaaacaaactaaaaaactGGCCACCTATTGCCAGCCAG gtatgtga
- the RGCC gene encoding regulator of cell cycle RGCC isoform X2: MLAAGGGRGAGASPPAAAMKSPAAQRPAGQGPGADGGGGLAEALGEFDAVLAEFSCPAGRRRFYYGDHLERMKRRSSASVSDGSGLSDSESADSLYRNSFSLSDEKLNSPTASTPSLPSPSVTPCKAKLGDTKELEDFIADLDRTLASM, from the exons ATGCTGGCGGCGGGAGGCGGCAGGGGCGCCGGGGCATctccgcccgccgccgccatgAAGTCTCCTGCAGCCCAGCGGCCGGCGGGGCAAG ggccgggggcgGACGGCGGCGGGGGCCTGGCGGAGGCGCTGGGCGAGTTCGACGCGGTGCTAGCCGAGTTCTCCTGCCCCGCCGGCCGGCGCCGCTTCTACTACGGCGACCACCTGGAGCGCATGAAGCGGCGGAGCAGCGCCAGCGTCAGCGACGGCAGCGGCCTCAGCGACTCCGAGA GTGCAGATTCACTCTACAGAAATAGTTTCAGTCTCAGTGATGAAAAGCTCAACTCACCAACTGCATCTACTCCAAGCTTGCCATCTCCATCTGTAACTCCATGTAAAG CAAAGCTTGGAGACACAAAAGAACTGGAGGACTTCATTGCTGATCTTGACAGAACACTAGCAA gtatgtga